TAGAAAAAATGTAAATATTACAGCAAGTATAAATCCCTTCCTCATCCCCACCTCCTTGTAAATATTGATTGCTATCGACTCATTTGCAAGTCGACTTTTTTTCTGATGCGCCTTTTGTCACCTCCTTCCTACTTTTGGTTCCCTGCCTCTCCCCAAAGCATTCGGGGTAAAAAAAAGGCCATGAAAGCCCACCTTCATGGTGATGAGCCTTCATGGCCTTTTCATGTTAGAAATTATGGATGCTTCCGAGGGCCTTTTCCCTTTAAGAAAGAAAAAGACCACGAAAGTTGTTAACCTTCGCGGTCTTTTCAAGCCTTCATGGCTTATTTTAAGAAATCAAGAAATAAGAAAAAACCCGTGTTGTTCAACAAGATATCATAAAGACTTTATGAATGTCAAGCCAGGTTTTGCGATAAGACGTGTATCGTCTTTCAATTCAGATGCAAATCCGTACCGGGCGGAATACTCGCAGTCCCTGCCGTATTAACGAGCATCTCCACATCAGGGCCTGCAGGAGCGCCAAAGACCTCATTGGGTGAACCCACCTGCTTTACCCTGCCGCCTGCATAAACGATTATCCCGTCAGCCATCGTATATGCCTCTATAATATCGTGAGTGACAAGGATAACCGGAATATTGAATTCCCTCCTTATATCAT
This genomic window from bacterium BMS3Abin08 contains:
- the cysA_2 gene encoding sulfate/thiosulfate import ATP-binding protein CysA, whose amino-acid sequence is MRKPEALLLDELFSALDNPIRLEMRSLLNDIRREFNIPVILVTHDIIEAYTMADGIIVYAGGRVKQVGSPNEVFGAPAGPDVEMLVNTAGTASIPPGTDLHLN